One genomic window of Leopardus geoffroyi isolate Oge1 chromosome C3, O.geoffroyi_Oge1_pat1.0, whole genome shotgun sequence includes the following:
- the KIAA0040 gene encoding uncharacterized protein KIAA0040 homolog, producing MEKISSFFSIIWDTILTKHQQGLFNTICLGILLGLPLLVVMTFIFICCHCCWSRPGKSGPQPERNKGKKKKKKRKAEEDLWISAQPKLLQMEKRPSLPV from the coding sequence ATGGAGAAGATCAGCTCTTTCTTCAGCATCATTTGGGACACCATCTTGACCAAACACCAACAGGGCCTCTTTAACACCATCTGCCTGGGCATCCTGCTGGGACTGCCACTACTAGTGGTCATGACATTCATCTTCATCTGTTGCCACTGCTGCTGGAGCCGGCCAGGCAAGAGTGGCCCACAGCCGGAGCgaaacaaagggaagaagaaaaagaagaagaggaaggctGAGGAAGACCTCTGGATCTCTGCTCAGCCCAAGCTTCTCCAGATGGAAAAGAGGCCATCACTGCCTGTCTAG